The Arachis hypogaea cultivar Tifrunner chromosome 19, arahy.Tifrunner.gnm2.J5K5, whole genome shotgun sequence genome has a window encoding:
- the LOC140172972 gene encoding uncharacterized protein, with translation MAPPPPPPSSSSRICRHQEPHLPDECWELIFKHISDPLDYESLSLVSRQLFSLTNSLRTDLSVLDPVRPLLPTLLRRFPNMTTIKITRYFTGDINALLSQIALFDLPSLRSLDLSHQPTFPSHGLQQFSQKFPTLKSLNCSFMPQDLGLIVECFPNLEEIDVSFPPYNCDEITDYSRVKAFASGLKKLRKVNVSGNRKFRNSHISTLCQNCHFLEELIVLESTSRHSEITQIANAIRQRSQLRSLSFSGWHDKISEFIDALVNLKGLTCLDLSYTPISDEVLCAVAEEGLPLRKLSLQYCRGYGYHGISRLLRKCNHLHYLDLESTEFLNDQRVGELSLLLGNLNFVKLNGNEKLTDLSLFAIMRNCPLITEIRMENTCLGKKKVEENFLFVNYSHVKFLYLANNLWLDDRSVTILASVCPNLEMMDLSDSRTYSKGVIEVLWRCCKIQRLDLAHLGYKEVPFKDHGQWGKAGGKKLQATKNDKFVFLSKHIY, from the exons ATGGCTCCACCGCCGCcgccaccatcatcatcatcaagaattTGTAGACACCAAGAGCCACATTTACCAGATGAGTGTTGGGAATTAATTTTCAAACACATCAGCGACCCTCTCGATTACGAATCACTCTCCCTAGTCTCACGCCAGTTATTTTCCCTTACCAACAGCCTCCGCACCGACCTCTCCGTTCTCGACCCTGTCCGCCCTCTCCTTCCCACCCTCCTCCGCCGTTTTCCCAACATGACGACCATCAAAATCACGCGCTACTTCACGGGTGACATCAACGCACTCCTCTCCCAAATCGCTTTGTTCGACCTACCCTCACTCCGTTCCCTCGACCTGTCCCACCAACCCACCTTCCCCTCACATGGGTTGCAGCAATTCTCCCAAAAGTTTCCAACTTTGAAGTCACTCAACTGTTCCTTCATGCCTCAGGATTTGGGCTTAATTGTCGAGTGCTTCCCAAACCTCGAAGAAATCGATGTGAGTTTCCCTCCGTATAATTGTGATGAGATAACAGATTATTCCCGTGTAAAGGCCTTTGCTTCAGGGCTTAAGAAGCTTAGAAAGGTGAATGTTTCAGGTAACCGTAAATTTCGGAACTCTCACATTTCCACCTTGTGTCAGAATTGTCATTTTTTAGAAGAGCTTATTGTTCTTGAATCAACCAGCCGTCATAGTGAGATAACTCAGATTGCTAACGCAATCCGTCAGAGATCCCAATTGAGGTCTTTGTCTTTTAGCGGTTGGCATGATAAAATTTCGGAGTTCATTGATGCATTGGTAAATTTGAAGGGTTTGACTTGTCTTGATTTGTCTTATACGCCTATATCTGACGAAGTCTTGTGTGCTGTTGCGGAGGAAGGCCTTCCCTTGAGGAAACTCTCTCTGCAGTACTGTAGGGGATATGGATACCATGGGATTTCTCGCTTGTTGAGAAAGTGTAACCATTTGCATTATTTAGATCTTGAGAGCACAGAATTTCTGAATGATCAGCGTGTGGGTGAGTTGTCTTTGCTTCTTGGTAACTTAAACTTTGTGAAACTTAATGGGAATGAAAAGCTTACTGATTTGAGTTTGTTCGCCATAATGCGTAACTGCCCTTTGATAACTGAGATCAGGATGGAAAATACCTGTCTTGGGAAGAAGAAGGTGGAGGAGAATTTTTTGTTTGTGAATTATTCTCATGTGAAGTTTCTCTATTTGGCTAATAATTTATGGCTAGATGATAGAAGTGTCACTATACTTGCTTCCGTATGCCCAAACTTGGAGATGATGGATTTGAGCGATTCCAGGACCTATTCAAAGGGTGTTATTGAAGTTTTATGGAGGTGTTGTAAGATTCAACGCTTGGACTTGGCTCATTTAGGATACAAGGAGGTTCCGTTTAAG GATCACGGCCAGTGGGGTAAAGCAGGTGGTAAAAAATTGCAAGCAACTAAGAATGATAAGTTTGTATTCTTGTCAAAACATATCTACTGA
- the LOC112775891 gene encoding F-box/LRR-repeat protein 16-like, translating to MAPQPPPPSSSSSSSRICRHQEPHLPDECWELIFKHISDHLDHESLSLVSRQLLFLTNRLRTDLSVLDPVPPLLPALLRRFRNLTTIKITRYFTGDINALLSQIALFDLPSLRSLDLSHQPTFPSHGLRQFSQKFPTLKSLNCSFTPQDLGLIVECFPNLEEIDVSFPPNNSDEITDYSRVMAFASGLKKLRKVNVSGNRKFRNSHIFTLCQNCHFLEELIVLKSTSKLSVIRQMANAIRQRPQLRSLAFSGSHDKISEFIDALVNLKGLTCLELSWSCISDEVLCAVAEEGLPLRKLSLQYSIGYGYHGISRLLRKCNHLQYLDLESTEYLNDQRVGELSLLLGNLNFVKLNRNRELTDLSLFAIMRNCPLITEIRMESTCLGKKKVEENFLVVNYSHVKFLYLANNLWLGDRSLTILASVCPNLEIMDLSDCGTHSKGAIEVLSRCCKILRLDFAHLGYKEFPFKVNFEVPTLFVLNLSWSIIGNEEPSLISKNCYNLKELKLEYCSKITASGVKQVVKDCKQLRMISLYSCKNISTDVIAWMLLARSSLRKITFASDTGRRDLSLRHGCVVGWDLSGGWLGLSGRWLGFRGITNVTDSLLIR from the coding sequence ATGGCTCCACAGCCGCcgccaccatcatcatcatcatcatcatcaagaattTGTAGACACCAAGAGCCACATTTACCAGATGAGTGTTGGGAATTAATTTTCAAACACATCAGCGACCATCTAGATCACGAATCACTCTCCCTCGTCTCACGCCAGCTCCTTTTCCTTACCAACCGCCTCCGCACCGACCTCTCCGTTCTCGACCCTGTCCCCCCTCTCCTTCCCGCCCTCCTCCGCCGTTTTCGCAACCTGACGACCATCAAAATCACGCGCTACTTCACGGGTGACATCAACGCGCTCCTCTCCCAAATCGCTTTGTTCGACCTACCCTCACTCCGTTCCCTCGACCTGTCCCACCAACCCACCTTCCCCTCACATGGGTTGCGACAATTCTCCCAAAAGTTTCCAACTTTGAAGTCACTCAACTGTTCCTTCACGCCTCAGGATTTGGGCTTAATTGTCGAGTGCTTCCCGAACCTCGAAGAAATCGACGTGAGTTTCCCTCCGAATAATTCTGATGAGATAACAGATTATTCCCGTGTAATGGCCTTTGCTTCAGGGCTTAAGAAGCTTAGAAAGGTGAATGTTTCAGGTAACCGTAAATTTCGGAACTCTCACATTTTCACCTTGTGTCAGAATTGTCATTTTTTAGAAGAGCTTATTGTTCTTAAATCAACCAGCAAGCTTAGTGTGATAAGACAGATGGCTAACGCGATCCGTCAGAGACCCCAATTGAGGTCTTTGGCTTTTAGCGGTTCGCATGATAAGATTTCGGAGTTCATTGATGCATTGGTAAATTTGAAGGGTTTGACTTGTCTTGAGTTGTCTTGGTCGTGCATATCTGACGAGGTCTTGTGTGCTGTTGCGGAAGAAGGCCTTCCCTTGAGGAAACTCTCTCTGCAATACAGTATCGGATATGGATACCATGGGATTTCTCGCTTGTTGAGAAAGTGTAACCATTTACAATATTTAGATCTTGAGAGCACAGAATATCTGAATGATCAGCGGGTGGGTGAGTTGTCTTTGCTTCTTGGTAACTTAAACTTTGTGAAACTTAATAGGAATAGAGAGCTTACTGATTTGAGTTTGTTCGCCATAATGCGTAACTGCCCTTTGATAACTGAGATCAGGATGGAAAGTACCTGTCTTGGGAAGAAGAAGGTGGAGGAGAATTTTTTGGTTGTGAATTATTCTCATGTGAAGTTTCTCTATTTGGCTAATAATTTATGGCTTGGTGATAGAAGTCTCACTATACTTGCTTCCGTATGCCCAAACTTGGAGATAATGGATTTGAGCGATTGCGGGACCCATTCAAAGGGTGCTATTGAAGTTTTATCGAGGTGTTGTAAGATTCTTCGCTTGGACTTTGCTCATTTAGGATACAAGGAGTTTCCGTTTAAGGTTAACTTTGAAGTTCCTACATTGTTCGTGTTGAATTTGTCATGGTCGATAATTGGCAATGAAGAACCCTCTCTTATTTCAAAGAATTGTTACAACTTAAAAGAACTTAAATTGGAATATTGTAGCAAAATCACGGCGAGTGGGGTAAAGCAGGTGGTAAAAGATTGCAAGCAACTAAGAATGATAAGTTTGTATTCTTGTAAAAACATATCTACTGATGTCATTGCTTGGATGTTATTGGCAAGGTCATCGTTGAGAAAAATAACATTTGCTAGTGACACGGGCCGGAGGGATCTCTCTCTACGTCATGGATGCGTTGTTGGCTGGGATCTAAGCGGTGGTTGGTTGGGACTAAGCGGTCGTTGGTTGGGATTCCGTGGGATTACTAACGTAACTGATTCTCTCCTAATCCGATAG